One Carettochelys insculpta isolate YL-2023 chromosome 15, ASM3395843v1, whole genome shotgun sequence DNA window includes the following coding sequences:
- the LOC142021282 gene encoding uncharacterized protein LOC142021282, with protein sequence MWTPPEGRSESLDFYVQCFCNHAQSDIIHKQCQMRHNLNYAERHAVQSLKNNQDIIIKPAGKGGAVVIVNKSDSEQETARQLSNSTFYRPLSADPTLEFQRKLQQLLKELPAATRDLINSDTPSEQQPGLFYLLPKIHKPGNPGRPIISGIGTLATGLSSYVDSLLKPYATNAPSYICDTTDFLRKLQNIGKVADNAILARMDVEALYANIPHKDGLQAIRNTIPDATTANLVSDLCNFVLTHNHFRSGDNLCLQISGTAMGTCMAPQYANIFMVDLEQRFLSSRPLLPLLYLRYIDDIFIIWTHGIEALEEFHRDFNNL encoded by the coding sequence atgtggactccccctgagggtcgtagtgaaagtctggacttctacgtacagtgcttctgcaaccatgctcagtctgacattatacacaaacaatgccaaatgagacacaatctcaactatgctgaacgccatgctgtccagagtctcaaaaataaccaagacatcataatcaaaccagctggcaaagggggtgctgttgtcatcgtGAATAAGTCAGACTCTGAACAGGagacagccagacaactctccaactccacattttacagacctctctctgctgatcccactttggaattccaaaggaaattacaacaactactgaaggaactccctgctgctactcgggacctcattaactcagacacaccatctgagcagcagcctggattattctatttacttcccaaaatccacaaacctggaaaccctggacgccctatcatttcaggtattggcacccttgccaccggactatccagttacgtggactccctcctcaaaccctatgccaccaatgctcccagctatatctgtgataccactgacttcctgaggaaattacaaaacatcggaaaagttgcTGATAACGCTATCCTTGCCagaatggatgtagaggctctgtacgctaatattccacataaagatggattacaagcaatcaggaacaccatccctgatgccaccacagccaatctggtgtctgacctctgtaactttgttctcacacacaatcatttccgttctggggacaatttatgcctccagattagtggaactgctatgggcacctgcatggccccacaatatgctaatatatttatggttgacctggaacaacgattcctcagctctcgtcccctattaccactcctctacttaagatacattgatgacatctttattatttggacccatggtatagaggctctagaagaattccacagagactttaacaatctatag